The sequence aataaaagtttttgccacggagggaaaaaaatgaaaggcgagagagtcAAGAACTTTTGGTCTAGtatgaccctttacttaggcacaacagTTGTGcataagtaaagggtcgtactagaccgaatgttcttggctctcttgcctttcatttttcctccgtcgcaaaaacctttatttatatatatatatatatatatatatatataatatatatatatatatatatatatatatatatatatatatatatatatatatatgtatatatatatatatatatgatttttatcaaatcaccgtgattcatataaatgattttgaaactacaaaatgtcctttattataccaattcgctctacttctgaactaatatattttcatatttttatttttgacaggaggagaaatttttagttgataataattttgtcctcttgtggattcgaactagagcacagaggagaaatcaagactcaggtgacgtctttaccgactcttCTGTAACTGGGTGGCTCTAGAAGGTGATCATCTTCAAGTTCTAAAGAAGCCTTGAAATACTCCATAGTCTGGTGCTTAGTACGCAGATGCCCAATGGGATTTCACGGAAATCCCTAAAACAATTCTGAGACGGCGTGACAATCGAGCCTTTAGTAATCCTATGTTACCAAGTGAGGGAAAATATGCTTAAAACGATATTGAAGTCACACTTAAACGCAATACTTCACCTGAAATGCTCCTGTCTTCTCATTGGCCCCGTAAGTAACTGACTCAGAATAGTACCTAAGAGATACCTGGttcgttatatttcatttttggtaCTCTTGATTTGGAAGGCTGTAGGACATAACCCCTAATCAAAATAGGTAAATAGGGGACAGATGTCTTTCTCATTCGAGGAAAAAAGACTCaaaaccaatgaaaacaagacctCACTCAATTTAACATTTATTTgacaagagaataaataaataaattcgttCGGTTAACATCCTAACATCGAAGAGAAGTGTTTTAGTTGTATCCTCCTGAAGATCTTGAAGAACTGCCACGCCTGTCCTGCTCAGCAGCAAACCCCCGAAGGCGATCTGGTCCAGGACGAACTGGGGGATTGGGTGGCGGGGGAATTCGGGAGCCACTGGAAGCAGGTCAGACTGGGGCTGGAATCCGTTCTCGTTGGCGACGTATTTCACTTCGACTGGAACGCCCTCGGGTGATGTgtaactgtaaaagaaaatggaatgaaatcgTTTTACTTATCTATTCAAAGAGCAAAGGTGTTGTAACTTATGTTGAGAGAAATTAGATAACGGATTGGGATATGTCAATGGAGACTGACGGCTATAGAAGAATTTTATCCATTTGTAGTCATTACTTCTTGCTAACAACTTGCGATGCTAATGCGTATTAAATCTCAATACAAAAAATAGTATGATATTGATTTTCGTAACTGTTTCCTAAATTAGAAGGTCTTCAATACAAGGCAAGTGGATCAATAATGCTAAAATTCATGACTTACGAGAAGAATCCAGAGGACACACAGTGCCCTTGGGTCCGTCGGGGGTTCCAGCATCGGCCAGTCGATGCCGTTGGCGGTTTCGACGTTGACGCTGTACCTCCCGAAGTCATCGCGGTCGCGATCGTCCCTCAGGATGGGGATCTCCTCGCTCGAGTCTCCGCCGCCTCTTCCGTACTGGGGCGCGGCAAAGGCCACAACTGCCAAAGCGGCTGAGATGATGACCTGCAGAGTAGAAAATCAATGTGATTACGCAATTCTTATATTTACTGGATTTTTTAAATGAAGCAGCATTGCTTCATAATTCCGTGATGCTATCGGAAATTATTGAtctaataaaaatggataaaataagTTAAATTGATCCTCTTTATGTAATTCATCTTATTCAAGTTCCTGTAGGGAAGTAGTGCCATCAGTAATCCTTCCGTAGTGCACTGTATGCTTTATTGAAGGGCGTTTGCACTATCCCGTCGACCCCAGCTGCATCTCATGTTTGACCTGAGAATTGACCTTCAgtcctattttctttctttagccTTGCTGTCCAACTCTTTATCCATAATTGTGGAGTTTTCCCTTAGTTTGGCTTCAGATCCTCGTACTTCATTCctattattttctggatctccttgccttgctgtccaaccactccaactgccTCTTTTCTCTGCCTTAAGGGCTCAACGGCCAAAAGGGCCCCagtgttctaaataaaataaaatcttattataGCTATAATGGTTTGACGTTACCTTTCACGATCTATATTTGCAAGAATTtctcaaatttttatttactttatacttTTCTGTAATAAACAACCaacttaaaaatataacataACACTTCTGTGTTTTAGGTTTCAGTAAAGCcaccaccataaaaaaaatatacagaaaataaataacaagttTGAGGTTTGTTACACTCGAATAGTCAAGACGCCTCGTCTTCTCGTCAATGTAGATCACATTCGAGCGAGAGCGAGGACCGCCGATATATTCACAAATCAGTATGCAAACTTAGGTAATAGTCTTCAGAAGTCTGGCTTTACAAATGCCCAGTTGTATGACTATCTTCACTGTTATAGTTCATAAGCCTGACTAACTTCAAAAATGTTTCCACAGGCATCCTTGTCTCTACTTACGAACTTCATTGTTGGATGTTTGTGGAATATGTGATGCTCTTTTGCCAGTTCCATTCATTTATATAGCAAGAGCCACTCCCATCCTAAGAGTTGCCGACTTAGAATATTTGGACATCTTATAGTCCCAACAGAGGTTGACCATTGCTGAACTCTGGCCTGCATTGATGCAATCATTAGATGCCCTGAAAGGCGAGATCAAtcgaattttctaatctctctctctctaatctctttcatgctctcttccgctccatctcttccctccatctctctcctctctcgatctctctatctctctctctctctctcctctctcgctctctcctccctATCCATAAAGTTAAATTTTCCCAATATCACGGAATTACGAGTCTTAAGTTTCAAGAAAAAGTAAACCTAACTTCAGTAAGAATTTGTGTTCTTGTTACAAAATCAGAGAATTCTTATCTTTTCAGTTTCGTGTGTGAAACTTGAATTTTAGATCGGAAGAGATTATTTATGGTTATGTTGGGCATCAGTTTCAAAATCCACATTCACAATTCTCTTTTATTCCAATTACTCCATTTTCTTAGGTTTATGTCCAGAGGGATTTATATAAAGCCCATACTAAaacttatcataaaaaaaatctgcttttttcttttttgtaggtaGTTTTTATTGAACTCGGCTGACAGATGTACAAAATGCACATTTCTAAAAACATTTCTAAAAACTGGTTTATTCTGTGTCAGCACTGCGGGAATTTATGAGGGCAGTTGTCGTTTTTTTCTCAATGAGTTTCAAGGTCAAGATCTGTGACCGAGTTTTTATTCCGAGTGAATCTTAATCTTTTGCTTTAATTCCTTTAGTAGCCCCGAATCAGGTAATGCAAGAGACACCTGTTACAGaaacctctatatatatagacgtcCAAAACCGTGCAACTTTCTTTTAGCAAATCCCTGTTGCTAGTTATTATCTCTGAGAACTATTTAGGACATATATAGTCACAGAATGATAACCCCATTTaatcaaaataatgtttttaacaGGCAGAAAAGATTAACTTAGTTATACATTTTAACTAAAATCTGATActctaaatgtaaataaaaaaattttaagacaataaaaattaACTAGGGTAAGTAGTAGTTGCAATtccaaattaatattttcataaatgaattaagatttttttttaaagtacgaGTTTTTTTCGGTCATTTCTTGAAGGATGCGACGctgtataaaatacattttaaataatcTCTAATCTGATGGTCCATTGAAACAATGTTTTGCCTAAAACAAAAGTCCCCACTGCCCGAGTGAGGGGAAGACACTGTCTGTAGCTGTAATAACAAAACTAGTATGCCCAATAATCCTTAGTCAGTGGGAGAATAAATACAGATAgtactttgtttttaaattagataCTCAAATTATTCCGTCAATGCGGATGACGATGTCCAGGCGTTGTATTGCAATTCGTTAAAGATTGCAAATAATCTCTACTTGGACTgcaaaattatacacattttgtagCATTTAACAGATGTATATAAAGCACGATTTAATGCATCAATTTGTCAAGGAAAGATACGTAATTTGAAAGCGTCCTGTATGTTAGCACATGAAGTTGCGTCCGTTCTTCAGCGATATAGTTGGATTACAAAAATCTCTTGAATCCATTTTCATTTGTCAACAGAAGAATCGCATATTGCAGTTGAGCTATTTGAAACTTTTCAAGAGAAGAACGATGATCATTAACGTATCTATACTGTAACACGCATTCCTGTGTTCGATCCTTTAAGTGCAAAATCGCAATATGTTATATTTAGAACAAAAATACGAAAACAAATTATCGTCCATCAAAAAAGTTAACGCAATATTCAACCACTCTGTTTGAAGCGTGAGTACCTTTTTCGATCTTCCATGAGAAGAATCATAGTTTACAACACGTGTCCCTATTTCCATATTTtgggaaagaaaaaatagatggTTGTGGGTCAAGTGCGCGAAAAGTAAGTCTCTCCTAACAAGTCTTGTCTTACAAGTTTTTGCCAAATATTTCAAAAGGATTGGCGTCctgcgtggaaaaaaaaaaaaaaaaaatcttctgcaCTGATGGTCCTTTACCACGTTGCTTAATGAGATGAGTTCTCTCACCTTTGGTATTCGAAGCTGCACGTCATGCTAATATGATGTAGTCTAGAGTTCTTACCTGACGGGAAGACGACCGTAAGTGTTTTCATTATAGTACTGATTTCGAACCTTGATCTTGTACATATATTCTGCATATAGTGAAGACCATTATAATCtgattttcttgttattattattattattattattattattattattattattattattattattattattattattattagttaacaGGAAGCAGACTTCTCGGATACGTATTTTATTGAATACAATGGCAGAGTTAACAAAATTTATCTTATCAAGATTTTCGCTactttttctgataattcgtttgtTATAATCAGCGAAGACTGCTAAGAAATTTGCCTCTATTCATGGTGTTATTCTGGTGTTTTGAATATCAAGGtctggtattatcaatactaaaatatacgaaatatatatatatatatatatatatatattctatatatatataataagatatatatatatgtatatataatatatatatatatatatatatataatatatatatatatatataatatatatatatatatatatatatatagatatatatatatagatataatatatatatgattatatatatatatatatatatatatatataattaataagtcgtattatatatatatatatatatatatatatatatataatatatatatatatattatcatatatatatatatatatatatatatatccggtgaCTACAACACGATCGTAAATAGTGatcttattattactgtatttacaCAGTTGTTTCTTTAATGTCGACATGTtcggcaattattattattattattattattattattattattagtattattattattattagtattattattattattattattcttatattattattattattattattattagttaattactattattattattatcattattattattattatagaaataactAAATGCCTAAGCATCACCGGGATAAAACTGTAAAGTTCATAGTAACCCCGTTTGATATTTTTTACATCGACaagacatatatatttttctttaccaaCTATTTCATATGAGGGGCAAATGACCAGCAGTATCATAAAAAATAGATCTAAGTATCATAAACGAAGTGACTACCTTTCTACATATACCagaatacttttaaaagaaatcAGGATGAACAAATTTAGACATATGAACACACAACCAATAAAGCTTTCCAAGGACTACAGAAATTCTATAAGCAATGTGTCATTAATAGTAAATATCCAAGaggcttttctttctttcataattcCACAGGTAAACCCCCTTTAATTGTCCATAAATTCAATTGTGAACTTCTTTTTCAAATATTCCCTTAAGGATACGACCTCTTCCTCTTATGGCACTGGGGTCACCAGTTCATAATAATCTCATTTGTCTTATCAATTAGACTCTTGTAATTTTACGCTTTACATCGCAAATCCGAaagacaaattttttattaatttcaccaACTCTTGAATAAGTTAGATTAATTTCATACCCTTTATGAATAAGGACTTAGATGCACTGTTAAATAGCgtttggtttatttaaaaaatagtaaaaacacaTATGATAGAAATCCACTTTTTACCAGTTATTTACTAATAACCAATATCTGCTCTacaatttaaattatattttatttgaaaaaacattataataatgACTAGATATTAACATTATATCAGTCCCTTAACTTCATAAGAATGTTGTACTTTGGAGACTCACCTTGTATATTATGGTAACTATATTTTATGCTTGACGTAGTGTGATAAGTGTACAGAAAATTTACAGGAGTGATGATAAGAATGAGGATTACGTCGTATAATAATGTTGCAGGCTGATTATTACAGCCCATTGTGAACTGTACGTTGAGTGAACATAATCAATTGTaatggaaattaattattttttttataattttcaggtATGGTcgttttaaaacattattttacgtAAATATATCCGCAAATTCCATGTTATGAAATCATCgtaattgaatatttttatatcGAGGGGGAGGAAGAACATCAGATCCAGGTGGAGACTTCGAGAAGCTACGAGATGTCTATCTTCCACCCCGGCAAATGTGGGGGAGAATGAGCTGGGGGAATTGCACGGAGGGGCGatgtgggggcgggggcgggggggatcGATGTTGGAATCCGTTTTTGTTAGCTAATTTCACGTGGATTGAAATGCCTTCCGGTGATATATAACGTTTTATTTTTCGATAGATAACCGCTTaaccttttaatgaaataatttaaGAGTGTAACCAGAGAATAATAGCCCCACTGCATATCTGGTAGACAATGAACTAAATATTAGATttgaaaacacaagaaaaaaaatccataggCTAAAACGGTGTCTTTGGGTCCGTCGGGCAGTTCAATTCTGTTGATGATGGCGAAATCCGTGCAGtctttcccccctccccacaaaatcACATCATTACTGTAATGGGgccagtaaataataatatacataagaagaaatgaaaatcacTTGCGAACTATGAAGACATAAATGTGCTTATTGGTATATTTTTTACATGGCAAGAGACATGCCTTTTCGTACACTATTAGCTGCATTCTGTTCTAAGTATATACTGTGAAATCTGTTGACTACTAAGAACATCCTCCAGTAGTAATGTACAGACTGAAGGCCTGGTATCCCGAATGGCGAGCTGAGCTGGACGCAAGTAATCACAGAGTATCTCAAATTTCATTTGATCATAATCTGCTAAGAATAGAATGGCACATAACCTACTACCTCATCACACAATTTCTTTTGTAGATATATGACAGAAAATTATACGTCATCATTCATGACCTaaaatattaattcttttttgCTATGACCTTATAATACGTTTGGACTGCAAATGTTCTCTCTTCTTGAAGGATTGTATACTATCTTTTTCTTTACATAGATCTGTCGAAATATGATCTCAATAGTCAACATATGTCACAGCATGTACTGAAAATATGATAAGCGTTATGAACGTATAGAAATTAAATCGATATTCaaatttcgattatttttacTGCTAGTACGATTTCAGATGAACAAAACCCCAGTCTTTATTCGTATGTTTCCTAATATACCGatgatattttatttgtgttttttaaatcaaattttgtGTATAAgtattaagaaaaaatcaagtGCCAAGAAAGTATAAGCAGCTGATCGTAATTGGTTAAGATGAAAAAACAATTTCGGTTTTACATATCATTCAGGAGGACGAAATTCTGATAAGATAGATTGGAGTTCCCATTTACCTAAGCTGATTAATTATTTCTCTTCGTCAGTAATTACTTACCAAACTTTGTATAGTAAAAGATTAAAGCAACAAATGGTTGTGCCGTCTTTAAAAATTATGCTTTACCAATATCTTTATTATCACTAAATTCTCAAAAGCTATTtttctcattgtatgtatgtacactttttcaaggaaaaaaaaattaatttgataatcTCGTACTCTCGTGGATACGAACTATGGCAGAGGaaaaatcaagacttcagtgacgtcGTTACCGACTCTTCTATAACTGGGTGGCTTAGAAGGTGATCATCTTCAAGTTCCGAGGAAGCCTTAAACAGTCCATAATTCGGTGCTTTTTAAGTAGATGCCCTATGGGATTTCACGGAAATCCCTAAAAAAATTCTGAGACGGCGTGACAATCGAGCGTTTAGTAATCCTATGTTACAAGTGATGGAAAATATGCTT is a genomic window of Macrobrachium nipponense isolate FS-2020 chromosome 31, ASM1510439v2, whole genome shotgun sequence containing:
- the LOC135206454 gene encoding uncharacterized protein LOC135206454, with protein sequence MKFVIISAALAVVAFAAPQYGRGGGDSSEEIPILRDDRDRDDFGRYSVNVETANGIDWPMLEPPTDPRALCVLWILLLHITRGRSSRSEIRRQRERIPAPV